From the genome of Ptychodera flava strain L36383 chromosome 22, AS_Pfla_20210202, whole genome shotgun sequence, one region includes:
- the LOC139122307 gene encoding uncharacterized protein, whose protein sequence is MRSRFEDLANLICVRGTEGPPPHPHTAEKDAVRHVASLPYQQTFSSDCRWQGSSAGSWPWQVSLRQLGVHVCGGSLIDSKWILTAAHCFGSGPGVPSSWSVVLGEHNLRLSDGTEQTLQVSRIIKHENYNDLTSYNDVALMELSEPVVFTDQCSLCVLRIHHWLTAACAPLPDGETQKIPVHTGFYRKLMCLRLPTRSARINTANLVFQMECSVLGMTREVSTLVRETVAAPLCGKILPECGTNTASPAGEWGALSQTTRVCTRVCPNTSTGSTESLGFVGINYA, encoded by the exons atgagaagtcgttttgaagatcttgcaaacttaatatgtgtcCGAGGAACCGAGGGGcccccacctcatccacatacggccgaaaaagatgca GTGAGACATGTGGCCAGCCTTCCATACCAGCAAACCTTCAGCTCAGATTGTCGGTGGCAGGGAAGCAGTGCCGGTAGTTGGCCCTGGCAAGTCAGTCTACGTCAACTCGGTGTTCATGTCTGCGGGGGTTCTCTCATTGATTCCAAGTGGATCCTGACTGCTGCACATTGCTTCGGAAG CGGACCAGGAGTACCAAGCTCATGGAGTGTTGTACTCGGCGAACACAACCTTCGGCTGTCAGATGGAACGGAACAGACGCTTCAGGTGTCCAGAATCATCAAACACGAGAACTACAACGATCTCACCTCGTACAACGACGTCGCTCTGATGGAACTCTCCGAGCCAGTGGTATTTACCGACCAGTGCAGCCTGTGTGTCTTGCGAATACACCACTGGCTGACGGCAGCATGTGCACCATTACCGGATGGGGAGACACAGAAA ATACCGGTGCATACTGGATTCTACAGGAAGCTGATGTGCCTTCGATTACCAACGAGAAGTGCCAGGATAAATACAGCAAACCTGGTGTTTCAGATGGAATGCTCTGTGCTGGGTATGACCAGGGAGGTATCGACGCTTGTCAG GGAGACAGTGGCGGCCCCCTTGTGTGGCAAGATTCTACCGGAGTGTGGTACCAACACGGCATCACCAGCTGGGGAGTGGGGTGCGCTGAGCCAGACTACCCGGGTGTGTACACGCGTGTGTCCGAATACTTCGACTGGATCGACGGAAAGCTTAGGTTTCGTTGGAATTAATTATGCATGA